DNA from Ziziphus jujuba cultivar Dongzao chromosome 2, ASM3175591v1:
TTTTTTCCAAGTTCGTGTGACATGGTTTACTACTTGCTCAAAACGCTTCCTTAACAACCGAAGAAGGTGTGGAAACATCTTTTTATTGGACATTTAGTGGTTATTAGGGGAATTTTCGATTGTGAACGATGAGAGAAGTTGAAATTTTCCCATAGTGATAAGATTTGATGGGGTCAAATAACTTCTGTTgactattttcttttgtttatgcTTATGGTTCCTCGAGTTTTCCTACTTGGTAAAACTTCCTTCATGTTTATTTGTTCAAGATGCTATATTGTACGTGAATGACTAGGTGATGGTTTTATTTAATGTAATTATTCTTTTCAGGATGAAGGAGAAGGAGGGCTGGAGCCTGAGGGTGAAGGTGAAGTAGAGGGGCAGGGAGAGGTGGAAATAGAGAGTGAAGGAGATCTGCGTGAGGTAGATCCTGATCCTGGAGAAAGTGAGGGTGAAAGAGATCAAAGTTCGCAAGAGGTAGAAGTAGGTGATCAAAgagaagaaagtgaaggaaaaTATACTGATAGTGATGAAAAAGAAGAGCTAACAAGCAGGAGGCGCAATGTTATTGAAAGTGGATCTGAGAGGTCTGAGGAAAACCATTACCCTGACAATGAAGACGATGAAGTTGATCAGACTAGAAGTCCAAGGTATATATATCTCTCTTactctctctccctttctccCCCCCTTCCCccacctttctctctctctctctctctctctctctcacgcACACACATGTTCCAATGTATAGAACACCATGTTTTCCTTATTTCTTGCTTTGACTTTTGCAAACACCTATTTTCATATACATCaagaatatttttagttttttctggcatacatttttataatttatttgaaaaagtttTTCAGTTTGAACCctgattaatttgaaattttggatgaaaaatacattttgttaatttgttttaaaaagaacATTCGCTACATGGTCTTTCAGGTTTTGCATccattttaattatcaattatgACTGGATTTGACTTttaagaaaaaggaagagaagatATCAAGTCCACTATCAGATACTTGTGTGTACTTTTGCTTGCAAAAACTAAGCTGTCTGGTTTGACTCTTAATGTGAAACTTGTCTTCTTATCTGTAGATCACCTGAAGAGGAGGAGAAGGATGGTACTCATGTTGCACATACTGCTGCTGTGCGTAATGTATTTGGGGACTCTGATGAAGAAGATGCTGCAGGTTATGCCATTCCGAATGACATTGAGCATGACTCTaatgtgtgtttttcttttccctttcatAAAGTAATGTAGTCAATTTTGCATTTGTTGATACTATCGTCATCCTTGGAGTTATGGTTAAAGGATGATATGAGTTATTTTGCTGCCTTAGAGATCCCCCATGGAAGAAGAAGGAATCTATGAGAAGAGTCTAAGACCAGAAGATGTTGTGCCTGATGAAGATGTTCACTATGAGTCAGAAGAGGAAAACAATGAGGTGAAAACGAAAGAGAAACCAGTTGGGCCCCCATTGGAGCTAGAGATTCCATTGCGGCCTCCTCCTGCTCGGCCTGATAAGGTTTTATCTTCTTTATCCTACACATTTATTTGTCAAATACTCTTTCTTCAAGAGGTTGTAAGACCATTTTTAGCTGGATACATTTTGTATTGTTCTATTTATATAGaaggtgatattatttataattttctggTCTAGTTTTTAATAACAATCTTATATGCAAGTTTTAATGTTGTAAGAAGTGGCATAGCATAGGATAAACTATCTCTTGTTGCAGTTAGGGTGTaactttgtttaaaaaaatttgcaagaTAACTGTTAGTTACATACTTGGCAAGAATTTATTCAAATAGTGAACCAGattaaaatcaaagaaaaataaaagagaggaaagttgtttaagtttttctctttgttgCAAAATTTAGCATTTGAGGTTGGTTGTTATGGCTGGGGAagggccatatatatatatatatatatatatcttggtaTCTGTTTTGGATCTAATCAGTATAGAGCTGTGTTTTGGGAGCTAGTGAAAGCTAAAGTGTTTAAGAGCCTTGATGGATGGAAAACAACCTTTTTCCCCGGGGAGAGAACGTACTTTAGTTAAGTCTGTTTTCTCTTGGTATTACCATGTATTATCTAAGGTTGTTTAACTTTCCTAAGGGAATGGGAAGGaattttgttgagaaagttTTGTGGGAGTGGTTTGGTGAAGGGTTTCAGGTGCATTTGGTTTAGACTTTTTGACTTTAGATGAAATTAGAAAGTAAAAATTTGTGGAGATTAGTATTTTGGGCTATGTTAGGTAGTTTGGGTGGACAGGAATGAAATAATTTTTGAGAATAAGTTTCATGATGTGAATTACGGTTGGGATTGGACCAagtttaataattctttttggGCATCGTTTTCTAAATGATTCAAATAATCTTGTTTTCATGACTAATTTTGTTGGGAGGATGTTTTGCATAATGATGAAGGCTTagcttttttttcctcttttgctCATGTTAAATTTTGAGGAATTCTCATTCTCTATTTATgtattgaattctttttttaagaattaaaattttttatcagaaaagaaaaatggaaagaagTTTTACTCTTTATTGCTATTCCTAGGATGCATGAACAGGAACATGCTAAAACTATTGTTGTTTGAGATGTCAATATTCTTAGGTCCAAGGTGTTTgctatataaacatattttcatttatctccttgaaaaaagaaaattaagaatttgAATACGTTAATGAGATGATGGCCATGCAGTGGGTTCcctttgttaaaatatatatgctaCATAATTAGGGCATTATATTGATGTgtaatttttcctttcaaaGTGCTGTTATATTCTTTGTTTCTTGCAAcaataatttgttttgtttattcattATATGTTTAATTCACTGTCTATAATACTCACTGGCCTTCTGATTTCTGTGAACTTGAGAAAGTTCTAcactaaatcaatttcttgcctTAATGCATtgtcaaattttatttgttgtaGATGAACATGATTAAAGTTTCTAACATCATGGGAATTGATCCAAAGCCATTTGACCCTAAGACGTATGTTGAGGAAGATACATTTGTGACGGATGAATCTGGATCTAAGAAGCGTATTCGCTTGGAAAATAATATTGTGCGCTGGAGGACTGTTAAGAATCCGGATGGCACGACCTCTGTAAGTAACTACACTTAATTTTATTCTGTCATACATCTTCAAGCATAGATATATTCTATGTGAGTGTCATGGTGAGGCTCTGCATGGGTCAACTGTTTTTGTACATGAGAAAGACACGTGCATGCTTTTTTATATTACATTCCACTTAGGGAACTAATTTTAGCTgcctggattttttttttactttgcaactttttatttttttattttccttttatgttACTCTGTTTTGTCAATGTTTAAATGGATTGTACTTTTGCATACTTTGTTTCTACTTGGGTTACTTTGTAAGAAGATGGAAAATTCCTTCTTTTTTGTGGTTCTGATGAATGAAATGGTCCCTTAGAtggcaaggaaaaaaaaaaaaaaaaaaaaaaccatggatTTTTAGTTCTTGCCATTGGTTACTGGTTGAGCCACTGGAATGGAATGAGATAACATCAGAAGACTACGATCCCCCCGAAACCCGGAAGGCAGAGTAGTTTATCAGGGTGTAGGGCACAATGCATTTCTTTGATAAGGGTTTACTTCTTTTACAGCATGCTTCTCGCTGCCCTCTGGGAGTTATGAGGGGGGAATGCTCTCTTTCTCAAAGGTTATGTACCATCAAGCTTTAGCATATGATGAAGTAATTTGCAGTTGGCAATTTGCTCTTACAGAATGTGAATGTAAGGGTTGTATTTTATACTTTATATTTAGTCATCATCAAAACCAAAAGCTTAAAAGTCAGGTACGGAAAGTGGTTCCTACTCATGGAGCACAATAGAGTTAGTTTTGAATGAAAGAGCTCTGCACCATATTAATTTACCATCAAttgtaagaaattaaaatgttaGGAAGTCAACCCAACTATATAGATCAAGCAAATGCAATAGGCAACCAACATTTTATGAGTAAAGACGATTATTATCTCCCCTCTTATACTTCTAGTGTGTAATGTAGACCAAATCGTTTACGGTGCTTGTTCATGAAATTATCACTTGCCCAACAGAGAAAGCCTCTATTTCAGTAGCAATGGGGTTGTTTGCAATATCCAGTTTTTTCACTATTGCCTTGATGTTATACTTTGGTCTTGCAAACTAATATGTAGtccaaaaagtttaaaaaactggtttatatgttaaaataagtCAATAGGACATTGAATTGACCCTCTGTATAACAGTTTTAGTAAATAATACAGGAAAGATTTTGGGTAAAAGGATGCtgacaatatttttttctctaaaatttctCTAATGTGCAAATGAATGCCTTTTGTGTCGCTTACCATACATGCATGAAGAGTGTGTATGAGTTGCTAGTGTTATTGTAGCTTTGGGTTAAGAATGGTAACCTAGCTTCATATAGTGTTATGGAACATTGTTTTTCGTAGCTTTCTTGtctgtttttgttattttttggcACTCTTCTACGGTTTTTGGTGTATCTTTTTTCACTCGGTCATGATTGAACAAAGATTAATTGAACTATAATTTGCTGTGATCTTGACATGGAAGACAGgtttaatattttgtatttacTTATTGGCATATTACTCAATAGAGAACTTTTATTTGGATGTGAACTTACATAAAGTATCGTCAACTTAAAGTGAGCATAGGTCAGTAAAAAAAAGGTCAAGAAACTATAAATCATGCATTTGTGTGCATGATGAATGAGTACTTAAGCTTAATTCTTCTTCATTCTACCTCCTTTATGTGGTAATGTGAGTATAATATAGTATGGTTATATACTCAACTAAATCTTTATGCAAATTAATAATTGACCATGTGCCAGAATATAGAGCCGACTTGATGGTATCTATAATTTACCAATTTCTTTTATACAAATTTTTGTATCATGATCAAACAAGATTTTAGAATATGCTTAGTTCATAGCATAATATAACCATCTATGTACAAATTGTTGATTGTTATAgatgaatttttaaaacttagGACAACACTTGTTAAAAGTAATTATTCAACTTGttcatttcatttcttttttggctTTATGAGTGAAGTTTACTTCAAGTTTACTACGGTAAACCATTTtatcatccaaaataaaattttgctcAAACGTTGTCTAATGAGTGTTTGTCCATTTTGGTTTTTAGCGTGAAAGCAATGCTCGCTTTGTGCGCTGGTCAGATGGCAGTTTGCAGTTGTTAATTGGCAATGAAGTCTTAGATATATCTGTGCAAGATGCACAACATGATCAAGCACACCTTTTTCTCAGACATCAAAAGGTGAGTTTCCCAATACGTTTGATGTTTGTTACATATGGTATCATTTTATTCTGCTTCCTGTTTGATGAAATCTGGCCAGCCTGCAATGTAGGATCTAGAGAACCTTGAATAAATTCCCAAAGTGTGAAACCTTTCTTCATTGCTCTTTTTGCTTGGTTTGGTTACTAGAACCATTAAACTTCTTTAAATTAATAGTTTGCTTATGATAATTTCGGGTAATACTTTCCTCAGGCCATACTTTTATGCATTCCGTGATACATAATTTTATGCATTCCCCTGTATGTTGGATTACCATCAGATCAATTTTAAATTCCTGGTTGTTCTTGGATGCCAGTTTGTCCAGCTATGATGATCAGTATGTCATGTCCATTGTTCACTGAATCCTGAATGTATATGTTGTTTTGGAAGCCTTCTCTAAAACCTTTCATTGTGTATGGATGTCATggtgttttattttcaactccATATTCTTCTCTCAATTTcattgtgtatatatgtatatatatacacacacacacttatGTATTGCTGATGTCTTCAGcatctatataaattttcagTTTTTCTCTTTTAGCGGTTTATCAATAGTCTACTTTATCTGGTCTTTATGGAGAAGTTGTTCCTGAATCCTTAAAACTTGCAGGGAATCCTCCAATCACAAGGAAGGCTTCTGAGAAAGATGAGGTTTATGCCATCATCCTTATCATCAAATTCCCATAGATTGTTGACAGCTCTTGTTGATTCACGGCATAAAAAGGTGTACAAGGTTAAGAACTGTGTTACAGATATTGATCCTGAGAGGGAAAAGGAGGAGAAAGAAAAGGTAAATGGCTGCATAAACATCTGAAGCGTGTTTGGTGTTGAGTGTTGTGTAATTACCAGTCAACTTTTCTTGTGGTGTTTTAGGCTGAAAGCCAAACAATCAGAGCTAATTTACTCCTTAACCggaagagggaaaaggtgagccgGAAGTATACACCAACTGTGGAAAGGCGGCGTCAACTCTCATCTGGGTTTTTGGAAGATGCTCTTGATGAGGTAGGGGGAAGGGTATTCCTTATTTATCCTTTACCCTGTAAGAGATTCTATATTGTCTTAAAATTCTGTATCCAAATATTTTACAACATGCTTCAATAATTAGACCACCTTcagtatattaatttttatgttattattattattttattgtcttGGGTGGTCGTgtggggtgtgtgtgtgtgtgtgtgtgtatgagTGGTGATGTGCAAGATGCTATAGTTATCTAGATGTATGTTTTCTCAAGTGTTGTTTGTGAGACCATTTATTCAATCTGAATTGAATCTCTTGATTGTCAACTTTTGTTAAGGATGATGAAACAGATTATTATGATTCTCGTCGTCCTCGACACCGCTTTGATGAAGATCTGGAATTTGAAGCTCGGGCAGAGAAACGCATTTTGAATGCTAAGAAGGTCTAATGACTTGGATTTGAGTGCATTACCTTTGCCCTGGTATGAAATTTATTGCTGTCAATGCTAAACTGTTTGCACTTTCAACTATAGTCACAGGGAACCAAAGATGTCTCCCGTAAGTCATCCTTGCAAACTGCCAAATCGTCAAAACGACCTGTGGACTTCTCTGACAGTGATAGAGGTGATTCAGAGTATGAAAGTGATGGAGAAGAAGATGAGAGGTCTCCACCACGTAAAAGAATGGAGGAGCCTGAGTTGGAgtatgaagaagatgatgaagaggacgaagaagaacatgaagaagaagcagaagcaaaTGAAGCATCTGATGAAGAGGAGGAGGCTGAGGTTTGTCCCCTTTTTGATTTTTCTCcgtcaaaataaatttaacccGATGTTCTGTAGTCTTTACATTTCATTTCAGCCTGTATTATGTCAGATGACTCTAGTACAGGAAATAGACTTGGGTGGTGTTTGTTCATTTTTATTCTTAACATAAATTGATTTGAATATGACTTAACTCGAAATAGACCTTACCTTAACGCATAAGTATTTTTCGTTTGATCTAGAGGGAAGTGTTAAGTTTGTTTGCTTTTATGTGTAGAAAATTCTACAAAATAACACTCTACTTAgttgttttataaattttatgtgttatgacttgaattaaattattattaaattcattCCTACTAATGgtgatgattaaaaaatatatttcttcctAATGATGGTAAAAACTCAGTAGGATGTGGGGACCCTGTGTAGAACAGCAGGGGCTTTGGTAGGTAATAAAATGGAGATGCGATTGAAAATGGAGAAACTCGAGGACCAGGACAGTCCAATATAATCAATTGAAGAAACCTTCAATTATACCGAGTGGAAATTTCTGATATACCAGAAGGTTTTTGCTATCAGTACGGTTAAGGAGCTTGGGTACAGTAATTTTTTTGAGTTCTTCTGTCACCACCTGACACCTCTGCTTTCttgtttcttcttcctcttccccTTTGGATCTCTTCA
Protein-coding regions in this window:
- the LOC107419082 gene encoding protein LEO1 homolog yields the protein MGGEEKRHQMMQNLFGDQSEEEEEVDSEHESNPQPNYASDEGEGGLEPEGEGEVEGQGEVEIESEGDLREVDPDPGESEGERDQSSQEVEVGDQREESEGKYTDSDEKEELTSRRRNVIESGSERSEENHYPDNEDDEVDQTRSPRSPEEEEKDGTHVAHTAAVRNVFGDSDEEDAAGYAIPNDIEHDSNRSPMEEEGIYEKSLRPEDVVPDEDVHYESEEENNEVKTKEKPVGPPLELEIPLRPPPARPDKMNMIKVSNIMGIDPKPFDPKTYVEEDTFVTDESGSKKRIRLENNIVRWRTVKNPDGTTSRESNARFVRWSDGSLQLLIGNEVLDISVQDAQHDQAHLFLRHQKGILQSQGRLLRKMRFMPSSLSSNSHRLLTALVDSRHKKVYKVKNCVTDIDPEREKEEKEKAESQTIRANLLLNRKREKVSRKYTPTVERRRQLSSGFLEDALDEDDETDYYDSRRPRHRFDEDLEFEARAEKRILNAKKSQGTKDVSRKSSLQTAKSSKRPVDFSDSDRGDSEYESDGEEDERSPPRKRMEEPELEYEEDDEEDEEEHEEEAEANEASDEEEEAEEPRQKGKELGQSLKRKGFESEEESPRRKTSSHRRMAVVYDSDED